A genomic window from Streptomyces sp. NBC_01429 includes:
- the ald gene encoding alanine dehydrogenase, translating to MLVGIPREVKNNEFRVAITPAGVHELVHQGHQVVVEHGAGIGSSITDEEYTAAGARILATADEVWAAADLLLKVKEPVAEEYHRLRKDQTLFTYLHLAASRACTEALLDSGTTAIAYETVETANRALPLLAPMSEVAGRLAPQVGAYHLMRSAGGRGVLPGGVPGTAAGRAVVIGGGVSGWNATQIAVGMGFQVTLLDRDINKLREADRIFGSKVRTIVSNAFELEKAVVEADLVIGAVLIPGAKAPKLVTNELVAGMKPGSVLVDIAIDQGGCFEDSRPTTHAEPTFRVHDSVFYCVANMPGAVPHTSTYALTNATLPYIVELANRGWTGALRRDPALAKGLNTHEGQVVYREVAEAHGLDHAELGTLLG from the coding sequence GTGTTGGTCGGTATCCCCCGCGAAGTCAAGAACAACGAATTCCGGGTGGCCATCACACCCGCCGGTGTGCACGAGCTGGTGCACCAGGGCCATCAGGTCGTCGTCGAGCACGGCGCCGGCATCGGCTCCTCGATCACGGACGAGGAGTACACGGCCGCCGGCGCGCGGATCCTGGCCACCGCCGACGAGGTCTGGGCCGCCGCCGACCTGCTGCTCAAGGTCAAGGAGCCGGTCGCCGAGGAGTACCACCGGCTGCGCAAGGACCAGACGCTCTTCACGTATCTGCACCTCGCCGCCTCCCGTGCCTGCACGGAGGCCCTGCTCGACTCCGGCACCACCGCCATCGCCTACGAGACCGTCGAGACCGCGAACCGCGCGCTGCCGCTGCTCGCCCCGATGTCCGAGGTCGCCGGTCGGCTGGCGCCCCAGGTCGGCGCGTACCACCTGATGCGCTCCGCCGGCGGGCGCGGGGTGCTGCCGGGCGGTGTCCCGGGCACGGCCGCGGGCCGGGCCGTGGTCATCGGCGGCGGGGTCTCCGGCTGGAACGCCACCCAGATCGCCGTCGGCATGGGCTTCCAGGTGACCCTGCTCGACCGGGACATCAACAAGCTGCGCGAGGCCGACCGGATCTTCGGCAGCAAGGTCCGGACCATCGTCTCCAACGCCTTCGAACTGGAGAAGGCGGTCGTCGAGGCGGACCTCGTCATCGGGGCCGTTCTCATCCCGGGCGCGAAGGCGCCGAAGCTCGTCACGAACGAGCTGGTGGCCGGAATGAAGCCCGGAAGTGTACTTGTCGACATTGCGATTGATCAGGGCGGTTGCTTCGAGGATTCGCGCCCGACGACCCACGCCGAACCGACGTTCCGTGTCCATGACTCGGTCTTCTACTGCGTGGCCAACATGCCGGGTGCCGTACCGCACACATCTACGTACGCTCTGACCAACGCCACGCTGCCCTACATCGTGGAGCTGGCCAACCGCGGCTGGACCGGCGCGCTGCGCCGGGACCCGGCCCTCGCCAAGGGCCTCAACACCCATGAGGGCCAGGTGGTTTACCGCGAGGTGGCCGAGGCGCACGGTCTGGATCACGCCGAATTGGGCACGCTTCTGGGCTGA
- a CDS encoding ParA family protein, with translation MPVRGQNPSSGFEAVGSVAVRTFATHQHMTTAHQMMDGQHVNAMAGNEGGRESSPFADYSEVPEGHFYDPDAEYEPDPEYAATLAPDAARQRRERIGPTGRPLPYFPIPGPLTDHGPAKIIAMCNQKGGVGKTTSTINLGAALAEYGRRVLLVDFDPQGALSVGLGVNPMELDLTVYNLLMERGMAADEVLLKTAVPNMDLLPSNIDLSAAEVQLVSEVARESTLQRALKPLLQDYDYIVIDCQPSLGLLTVNALTAAHKVIVPLECEFFALRGVALLTETIEKVQERLNPELELDGILATMYDSRTVHSREVLARVVEAFDDHVYHTVIGRTVRFPETTVAGEPITTYASNSVGAAAYRQLAREVLARCHAE, from the coding sequence ATGCCGGTGAGGGGCCAGAACCCGTCGTCCGGGTTCGAGGCTGTCGGCTCCGTAGCTGTCCGCACCTTCGCCACCCACCAGCACATGACGACAGCCCACCAGATGATGGACGGCCAACACGTGAACGCCATGGCCGGCAACGAGGGCGGGCGAGAGTCCAGCCCATTCGCCGACTACAGCGAAGTGCCCGAGGGGCACTTCTACGACCCCGACGCCGAGTACGAGCCCGACCCCGAGTACGCGGCCACCCTCGCCCCCGACGCCGCACGCCAGCGCCGCGAGCGGATCGGCCCGACCGGGCGTCCCCTGCCGTACTTCCCGATCCCGGGCCCGCTCACCGACCACGGCCCCGCGAAGATCATCGCGATGTGCAACCAGAAGGGCGGCGTCGGCAAGACCACGTCGACCATCAACCTGGGTGCCGCGCTCGCGGAGTACGGCCGGCGCGTGCTGCTCGTCGACTTCGACCCGCAGGGAGCCCTGTCGGTCGGCCTCGGCGTGAACCCGATGGAGCTGGACCTCACCGTCTACAACCTGCTCATGGAGCGGGGCATGGCGGCCGACGAGGTGCTCCTGAAGACCGCCGTGCCCAACATGGACCTGCTGCCGAGCAACATCGACCTCTCGGCCGCGGAAGTGCAGCTGGTCAGCGAGGTCGCGCGCGAGTCCACGCTCCAGCGCGCCCTGAAGCCGCTGCTCCAGGACTACGACTACATCGTGATCGACTGTCAGCCCTCGCTCGGTCTGCTGACCGTGAACGCGCTGACGGCGGCGCACAAGGTGATCGTGCCGCTGGAGTGCGAGTTCTTCGCGCTGCGCGGTGTGGCGCTGCTCACGGAGACCATCGAGAAGGTCCAGGAACGGCTCAACCCGGAACTGGAACTCGACGGCATCCTCGCCACGATGTACGACTCCCGTACGGTGCACAGCCGCGAGGTCCTCGCCCGCGTGGTCGAGGCGTTCGACGACCACGTGTACCACACGGTGATCGGGCGGACCGTGCGCTTCCCGGAGACCACGGTCGCCGGTGAGCCGATCACCACGTACGCCTCCAACTCCGTCGGCGCCGCCGCCTATCGTCAGCTCGCCAGGGAGGTGCTCGCCCGGTGTCACGCCGAGTGA
- a CDS encoding segregation and condensation protein A, whose translation MPPPPTAARPPRRPLGRGAAVEAAEPVAEPIAEPAAEPAAEGDGRFTVRLANFEGPFDLLLQLISKHRMDVTEVALSTVTNEFMAYIRAMGPDGDLDQTTEFLVVAATLLDLKAARLLPAAEIEDEADLALLEARDLLFARLLQYRAYKRVAEIFDARLEAEARRHPRTVGLEPHHAELLPEVVIRIGPEGLAALAAKASRGKPEPQVYVDHIHAPLVSVQEQAALVVARLRECGETDFAALTEDAADTLTVVARFLALLELYRERAVALEQGEALGPLMVRWTGGQDGAAPAVTDEFDRAADPAADSAGERAERRSGTRERNGERA comes from the coding sequence ATGCCTCCGCCGCCCACCGCCGCCCGTCCGCCCCGCCGCCCGCTGGGGCGCGGGGCGGCGGTGGAAGCCGCGGAGCCGGTGGCGGAGCCGATCGCCGAGCCTGCCGCGGAGCCTGCTGCCGAGGGCGACGGCCGGTTCACCGTACGGCTCGCGAACTTCGAGGGCCCGTTCGATCTGCTGCTTCAGCTCATCTCGAAGCACAGGATGGATGTGACCGAGGTCGCTCTGTCGACCGTCACCAACGAGTTCATGGCCTACATCAGGGCCATGGGGCCCGACGGGGACCTCGACCAGACCACCGAGTTCCTGGTGGTCGCGGCCACCCTGCTGGATCTCAAGGCCGCCCGGCTGCTGCCCGCCGCCGAGATCGAGGACGAGGCCGACCTCGCCCTCCTCGAAGCGCGCGACCTGCTCTTCGCCCGGCTGCTCCAGTACCGGGCGTACAAACGCGTCGCGGAGATCTTCGACGCCCGGCTGGAGGCCGAGGCCCGGCGCCACCCGCGCACCGTGGGGCTCGAACCGCACCACGCCGAGCTGCTGCCCGAGGTCGTCATCCGTATCGGCCCCGAGGGGCTCGCCGCGCTCGCGGCGAAGGCGTCGCGGGGCAAGCCGGAGCCGCAGGTGTACGTCGACCACATCCACGCCCCCCTCGTCTCCGTACAGGAACAGGCCGCGCTCGTCGTGGCCCGGCTGCGGGAGTGCGGGGAGACCGATTTCGCGGCCCTCACCGAAGACGCCGCCGACACCCTGACCGTCGTGGCGCGCTTCCTGGCGCTGCTGGAGCTGTACCGGGAGCGGGCCGTCGCCCTGGAGCAGGGCGAGGCGCTCGGCCCGCTCATGGTCCGCTGGACGGGCGGACAGGACGGCGCGGCACCGGCCGTGACGGACGAGTTCGACCGCGCGGCGGACCCGGCGGCGGACTCGGCGGGGGAGCGGGCGGAGCGGCGCTCGGGGACGCGCGAGAGGAACGGGGAGCGGGCATGA
- the scpB gene encoding SMC-Scp complex subunit ScpB yields the protein MVVDEPATEEHLARVLDRPRQAVADALRELADEYTVQRRGFELRLIAGGWRFYSRPEYAEAVESFVLDGQQARLTQAALETLAVVAYRQPVSRSRVSAVRGVNCDGVMRTLLQRGLVEEAGAEPETGAILYRTTNYFLERMGLRGLDELPELAPFLPEADAIEAESQEGVPSFDPDAPYAPDTHADDKTEL from the coding sequence ATGGTCGTCGACGAGCCCGCCACCGAGGAACATCTCGCCAGGGTCCTCGACCGGCCCCGCCAGGCCGTCGCGGACGCGCTGCGCGAGCTGGCGGACGAGTACACGGTCCAGCGGCGCGGTTTCGAACTGCGGCTGATCGCGGGGGGCTGGCGCTTCTACAGCAGGCCCGAGTACGCCGAGGCGGTCGAGAGCTTCGTCCTGGACGGCCAGCAGGCCCGGCTGACCCAGGCCGCGCTGGAGACCCTCGCGGTCGTCGCGTACCGCCAGCCGGTGAGCCGCTCGCGGGTCTCCGCCGTGCGCGGAGTGAACTGCGACGGCGTCATGCGCACCCTCCTCCAGCGGGGTCTGGTGGAGGAGGCGGGCGCGGAACCCGAAACAGGTGCGATCCTGTACAGGACGACGAACTACTTTTTGGAGCGGATGGGCCTGCGGGGCCTGGACGAGCTACCCGAACTCGCACCTTTCCTCCCAGAGGCGGACGCGATCGAGGCCGAGAGCCAGGAAGGCGTTCCGTCGTTCGATCCGGACGCACCGTACGCCCCGGACACCCACGCAGACGACAAGACGGAACTTTGA
- a CDS encoding NUDIX hydrolase — protein sequence MSLTNAAPGPPRAPEGYDPADFEPFAVAVDLAVFTVRDNRLHVLLVERGEDPYRGAWALPGGFVRPRESAGQAALRELAEETGLSEETAGAFHLEQLRTYSAPDRDPRMRVVSVAYAALVPDLPEPRGGGDAAWARWTPFDGHALLAFDHGRILADAYDRIGARLEYTCLATSFCRPAFTLGELRQVYETVWGVRLDSPNFRRKVLATPGFVEALEGPPRRTGGRGKPAALYRAGAATTLHPPLLRPDRPEGRTA from the coding sequence GTGAGTCTCACCAACGCCGCGCCGGGGCCGCCGAGGGCGCCCGAGGGGTACGACCCCGCCGACTTCGAGCCGTTCGCGGTCGCCGTCGACCTCGCCGTCTTCACCGTCAGGGACAACCGGCTGCACGTCCTGCTCGTGGAGCGCGGCGAGGACCCGTACCGGGGCGCCTGGGCGCTGCCCGGCGGCTTCGTACGGCCGAGGGAGTCCGCCGGGCAGGCCGCCCTGCGCGAACTCGCCGAGGAGACCGGGCTCTCGGAGGAGACGGCCGGCGCGTTCCACCTGGAGCAGCTGCGCACCTACAGCGCCCCGGACCGCGACCCCCGGATGCGGGTCGTGTCGGTGGCGTACGCGGCGCTCGTACCGGATCTGCCGGAGCCGCGCGGCGGGGGAGACGCGGCGTGGGCCCGGTGGACGCCGTTCGACGGCCACGCGCTGCTCGCCTTCGACCACGGACGCATCCTCGCCGACGCCTACGACCGGATCGGCGCCCGGCTCGAATACACCTGTCTCGCCACGTCCTTCTGCCGGCCCGCGTTCACGCTCGGGGAGCTGCGGCAGGTGTACGAGACGGTCTGGGGCGTGCGGCTCGACAGCCCCAACTTCCGGCGCAAGGTGCTGGCCACGCCCGGATTCGTCGAGGCGCTGGAAGGACCGCCCCGCCGGACCGGCGGGCGCGGGAAACCGGCGGCGCTGTACCGCGCGGGCGCCGCCACCACGCTGCATCCACCTCTGCTGCGACCGGATCGACCGGAAGGACGGACCGCATGA
- a CDS encoding ADP-ribosylglycohydrolase family protein has product MIIARTLTKQAATGSLIGLALGDALGFPTEFNDVPSILAKCGPWREMALPDPAFVTDDTQMTLAFARGIRTAMDRGVLGPLRLERPVRDEFVAWYHSPDNNRAPGNTCLTACRLLDSERPWQRASQMASKGCGANMRVAPIGLVPGLSDEQRAGASQFQAALTHGHPTALAASDLTARAVYLLVHGGEPAALVGQLRSYAYEHRDHYRRRWLGDLWSRSGDPTPEAFISRGWDECIVLLDRLQEALRTPSPETDPCLVTGDGWVAEEAFATGLLCFLLFPTDPLTALRRAACTRGDSDSLACLTGAFAGAHLGAGAWPKEWAERIEYRSDLMSLGALWDS; this is encoded by the coding sequence ATGATCATCGCGAGGACCCTCACCAAACAGGCCGCCACGGGCTCGCTGATCGGGCTCGCGCTCGGCGACGCCCTCGGCTTCCCGACCGAGTTCAACGACGTGCCCTCGATCCTCGCGAAGTGCGGGCCCTGGCGGGAGATGGCCCTGCCCGACCCGGCGTTCGTCACGGACGACACCCAGATGACGCTGGCCTTCGCGCGGGGCATCAGGACGGCGATGGACCGGGGCGTGCTCGGTCCGCTGCGACTGGAGCGGCCGGTGCGCGACGAGTTCGTCGCCTGGTACCACTCGCCGGACAACAACCGCGCTCCCGGCAACACCTGTCTGACGGCGTGCCGGCTCCTCGACAGCGAACGGCCCTGGCAGCGCGCCAGCCAGATGGCGTCCAAGGGCTGCGGCGCCAACATGCGGGTCGCGCCGATCGGGCTCGTCCCCGGCCTGAGCGACGAACAGCGCGCCGGGGCGTCGCAGTTCCAGGCGGCGCTGACGCACGGGCACCCGACGGCCCTCGCCGCCTCCGACCTCACGGCGCGCGCGGTCTACCTGCTGGTGCACGGCGGCGAACCGGCCGCGCTGGTGGGCCAGTTGCGCTCGTACGCCTACGAGCACCGGGACCACTACCGCCGACGCTGGCTCGGCGACCTGTGGAGCCGGTCCGGCGACCCGACGCCCGAGGCGTTCATCTCGCGCGGCTGGGACGAGTGCATCGTGCTCCTCGACCGCCTCCAGGAGGCCCTGCGCACGCCCTCGCCCGAGACCGACCCCTGCCTGGTCACCGGCGACGGCTGGGTCGCCGAGGAGGCGTTCGCCACCGGTCTGCTCTGCTTCCTGCTCTTCCCCACCGACCCCCTGACCGCCCTGCGCCGCGCCGCCTGCACCCGGGGCGACTCCGACTCCCTGGCCTGCCTGACGGGCGCGTTCGCCGGTGCCCACCTGGGCGCGGGCGCCTGGCCCAAGGAGTGGGCCGAGCGGATCGAGTACCGCAGCGACCTGATGTCGCTGGGCGCCCTCTGGGACTCCTGA
- a CDS encoding nucleotidyltransferase domain-containing protein, producing MTTRTATSADPAGAAARSRLKEAGLPVTDLGPVLAREADPLLFATVSGAHLYGFPSADSDVDLRGVHLLPVAALVGLREPEETRSRIWDRDGVEMDLVTHDLRKFARLLLRRNGYVLEQLLSPLTVCTTDAHQELVALAPAMLTGHHAHHYLGFAATQWRLFDGTRELKPLLYTFRALLTGIHLMRGGGIQAHLPTLLREVAAPDYLPELIAAKAEAEHASSAGIERHRLEADVAALRTELAEARSATALPAAPTGFDALHDFVVRVRTEG from the coding sequence ATGACGACACGGACAGCGACTTCCGCGGACCCGGCCGGGGCCGCGGCCCGGAGCAGGCTCAAGGAGGCCGGGCTGCCGGTGACCGACCTGGGCCCGGTCCTCGCCCGGGAGGCCGACCCGCTGCTCTTCGCCACGGTCTCAGGGGCACATCTCTACGGCTTCCCCTCCGCGGACTCGGACGTCGATCTCCGAGGCGTCCATCTCCTCCCGGTGGCCGCGCTGGTCGGGCTGCGCGAGCCCGAGGAGACCCGGTCGCGGATATGGGACCGGGACGGGGTCGAGATGGACCTCGTCACCCACGACCTGCGCAAGTTCGCACGGCTCCTGCTGCGGCGCAACGGCTACGTACTGGAGCAGTTGCTCTCCCCGCTGACCGTGTGCACGACCGACGCGCACCAGGAGCTGGTGGCGCTCGCGCCCGCCATGCTGACCGGCCATCACGCCCACCACTACCTGGGCTTCGCGGCCACGCAGTGGCGGCTGTTCGACGGAACCCGTGAACTCAAGCCGCTGCTCTACACCTTCCGCGCGCTGCTCACCGGCATCCACCTGATGCGCGGCGGCGGGATCCAGGCACATCTGCCCACCCTGCTCCGGGAGGTGGCCGCGCCGGACTACCTGCCGGAGCTGATCGCGGCGAAGGCCGAGGCCGAGCACGCCTCGTCGGCCGGGATCGAGCGGCACCGGCTGGAGGCGGACGTGGCGGCGTTGCGTACGGAGCTGGCGGAGGCGCGGTCAGCCACGGCGCTGCCCGCCGCCCCCACCGGCTTCGACGCCCTGCACGACTTCGTCGTCCGGGTGCGCACCGAGGGCTGA
- a CDS encoding nucleotidyltransferase domain-containing protein, translating into MTPEALVRDHTVYSCVMGSRAFGLATEDSDTDRRGVFVAPAPLFWRFEKPPTHVDGPAEEQFSWELERFCTLGLRGNPNILECLHSPLVEYADDTGRELLALRGAFLSRLAHRTFTGYAQSQFRKLEADVRLHGGPRWKHAMHLLRLLASCRDLLRTGELVVDAGEQREALLAVRRGEVSWPEVERRLTVLTAEAEAAVERSPLPPEPDRARVEDFLIRVRRASALGAHPDDEVVQGVEAGGGGGQRRG; encoded by the coding sequence ATGACACCCGAGGCGCTGGTGCGCGACCACACGGTCTACTCCTGCGTGATGGGCTCGCGCGCGTTCGGACTGGCGACGGAGGACAGCGACACCGACCGGCGCGGGGTCTTCGTCGCCCCGGCCCCGCTGTTCTGGCGCTTCGAGAAGCCGCCGACGCATGTGGACGGCCCGGCCGAGGAGCAGTTCTCCTGGGAGCTGGAACGCTTCTGCACCCTCGGCCTGCGCGGCAATCCGAACATCCTGGAGTGTCTGCACTCCCCGCTCGTGGAGTACGCCGACGACACCGGCCGTGAACTGCTCGCGCTGCGCGGCGCGTTCCTCTCCCGGCTGGCCCACCGGACCTTCACGGGGTACGCGCAGAGCCAGTTCCGGAAGCTGGAGGCGGATGTCCGTCTCCACGGCGGCCCGCGCTGGAAGCACGCCATGCATCTGCTGCGGCTGCTCGCCTCCTGCCGGGATCTGCTGCGCACGGGAGAACTGGTCGTCGACGCGGGCGAGCAGCGCGAGGCGCTGCTCGCCGTCAGGCGCGGCGAGGTCTCCTGGCCCGAGGTCGAGCGCCGGCTGACCGTCCTGACCGCGGAGGCCGAGGCGGCGGTGGAACGCTCCCCACTGCCGCCCGAGCCGGACCGGGCCCGGGTCGAGGACTTCCTGATCCGGGTCCGCCGGGCCTCAGCCCTCGGTGCGCACCCGGACGACGAAGTCGTGCAGGGCGTCGAAGCCGGTGGGGGCGGCGGGCAGCGCCGTGGCTGA